The following coding sequences are from one Dromaius novaehollandiae isolate bDroNov1 chromosome 22, bDroNov1.hap1, whole genome shotgun sequence window:
- the PHB1 gene encoding prohibitin 1: protein MAAKVFESLGKFGLGLAVAGGVVNSALYNVDAGHRAVIFDRFRGVQDTVVGEGTHFLIPWVQKPIIFDCRSRPRNIPVITGSKDLQNVNITLRILFRPVTAQLPRIFTSIGEDYDERVLPSITTEILKSVVARFDAGELITQRELVSRQVSEDLTERAATFGLILDDVSLTHLTFGKEFTEAVEMKQVAQQEAERARFIVEKAEQQKKAAVISAEGDSKAAELIANSLATAGDGLIELRKLEAAEDIAYQLSRSRNVTYLPSGQSVLLQLPQ, encoded by the exons ATGGCCGCGAAGGTGTTCGAAAGCCTTGGGAAGTTTGGCCTGGGGTTAGCTGTTGCAGGCGGAGTCGTCAATTCTGCTCTTTACAATG TTGATGCAGGCCACAGAGCTGTTATCTTTGACCGATTCCGCGGAGTCCAGGATACGGTGGTGGGAGAAGGAACCCACTTCCTCATCCCCTGGGTACAGAAACCAATCATTTTTGACTGTCGGTCTCGCCCACGTAACATTCCTGTCATCACTGGCAGCAAAG ATCTACAGAACGTGAACATCACGTTGCGTATCTTGTTTAGACCAGTGACTGCCCAGCTACCCCGGATTTTCACAAGTATTGGAGAAGACTATGATGAGCGTGTCCTGCCTTCAATCACAACTGAAATCCTGAAGTCTGTTGTG GCTCGCTTTGATGCTGGAGAATTGATCACTCAGAGAGAGCTGGTCTCAAGGCAAGTGAGTGAAGACCTCACGGAGAGAGCAGCAACCTTCGGCCTCATTCTAGATGATGTGTCCTTG ACCCATCTGACCTTTGGCAAGGAGTTCACAGAGGCAGTTGAAATGAAGCAAGTGGCCCAGCAAGAAGCGGAGAGAGCCAGATTCATTGTGGAAAAG gctgagcagcagaagaaagcagctgtcatcTCTGCTGAAGGAGACTCAAAAGCAGCCGAGCTGATTGCCAACTCGCTGGCCACTGCAGGCGATGGCTTGATTGAGCTGCGCAAACTGGAGGCAGCTGAAGACATCGCTTACCAGCTCTCACGGTCCCGCAATGTCACCTACCTGCCCTCCGGACAGTCTGTgctcctccagctgccacagtGA